The sequence below is a genomic window from Actinomycetes bacterium.
GCTGCCGCCTGGGTGGCATGGTCATGGGACGGCGGGCACCGAGGTTACGGGACCCCCGGGCGCCCTGGTGGCCGAGGTCCTGGTGAAGGCCAGCCCGCCGGGCGGTGGTGCCAGCTACCTGATGCCGGTTCGGGTCTCGCTCGTGGCCGGGCCCGAAGGCCCAGTGGTGCGGCGGGTCGACGCTGGCGGTCCGGCCTGGTGACCATGTGGCGTTGGCCGGGCTGGCGGGACCGGCCGTGGTGGGACCGGCCATGGCGGCGGGGCAGATCCTGGCGGGCGATGCACCCGCCCGGGCCTCAGGCAGTCCCCCCGACCCGGGAACCGACGAGCACCCCGGGCCCGATCCTGAAACCAGCCGACACCCCGTCCCCCATCCCCGGTCCAGCCAGGGTCGCAGACCCCGCCCCAGGACCGACCCGCATCCCTGGCCTCTTCCCGAGACCCGCCAGCACCCCTGCTCCCTTCCTTGGGCCAGCCGGCGCCCCGGATGCCGTCTGGCCACCAGCGGGCGGCAGGGACCTCGTTCGGGAGGGGGTGGTCGCCCGGGCGGGGAGTCCGGGCCAGGTTCGGGGTTGGGAGGCATGGCAGGCCGGGAGCCAAGGAAGGGATGCGGCCTGGGCGTTCATCCACGCCGGAGCGGGTCGGCCGCAGCCCGGCTGGTACGCCTGGCGTCCGGTGGCCGGTGCCGAGTTGCCTGCCTTCGCGGTCGAGGTCGTGCTGACCATCGAATGCCCGTCGCCCGGCGCGGCTGCCTGCTGCCCGGAGGCGGTGCTGTTGTGCCGCGCGCCCTCGGCCGTGCCGTGCTGGCTCGACGCCGCAGCCACGGGCGTTCGCGAGGTCGAGGTCCTCGCCGGCGTCCGGGCACCAGCCGAGCTCGGACTGCGTCCACCGGTCGCACTGCCGGGTCTGGACCCGATCCCGCCGACCGAGTTGACGCGCCATCTCAGCGTCGCGGGCCGGCGTGGCCTCGCCCCACCGTGGCCACCTGACTCCGCGGGTACCCGGGCGACCGGGGTCTGGCAGGAGGGGCCGGGTGCCGTGCTTCATTGCTGGGACGGGACGGAACCATCCGCCCAGGCGGTTGTGGTGCTCCATGGCCGAGGTGACCCTGAGCTGCTCGCACCGAGACCCGGCGGGGCGGTGATAGCGCGCGCCTGGCAGGTCGGGCGGGTCTGGGGGCTGGTCTGCGCAGTCGTGTTGGGCGCGGCTGGCGCGCTGGATCTCGGCAGGGAAGCCGCCAGGCTCGCTGCCGCTGCGGGTGCGGCCGGCTGGCAGGCCAGCGTGCCCCGACGCGCCGATGCCGTTGCCGTGGCACGGGCTGGCGACCCGCGCCAGCCGATTCCCCTGAGCGCCGCGCGGCGCGCCACTCAGGACGAGCTGGCCGCGCTGCTCGCGAGCTGCCTGAAGACCGGCATGGCACCCGCCGGTGCTCCCGGCTCCGCCCAGGCGTCCGTGCCGGCGTCCCCTGCCGGGCGCTGCGAGCGCCTCGCCAGGCTCCTCGAGGACCTCGACGAGGCCCCCGGCATCGCAGCGTCCGGCCCGGTGGCCGGCTGATCCGCAGCGGCGTCGGCGCCGCCGTAACCATGCCGCTCGCCATGTGCCGCCGCCGAGCCACACGCGACGACGAGCCGCATGGGGCCGACCGTGGAGGCGTCGGCGACGGGCCGGGCGCGCCGACTGTGGATGCGCGCGGGACGGGCTACCGCCTCACTTCCCCTGTGGACAAACCATCTCCAGCAACATCGCTCTATGGCAAACTTATACAAATGAATGCAACCGTAGGATAAGGAACCCGAAGGAGCGAATCGCTATGGCTGTCTCGAGTCTTGCGGCGGCGCAGGTTCCGGGCGGGCCGGAGCCGGGACGCGCACTCGGAAGAGCGGCGACCCTGCCGGCTCCGCCGGGAACGACGACCCCTGGACCGGCGGCGACCCTGCCGGCTTCACCGGGAACGATCCCTGGACCGGCGACGACCCTGCCGACCCCGGCAAGGGCACCCGTCCGACGAGAAACGATCCCGGCTGGCCCGGCGGGGATGATGCCGGTACAGGGGGCTCCGGATCAGGCGGCGAGCGGATCGGCTGGGTGGTCCACCCGTGAGAACGGTGCCACTCGTGGTGGGGTCCATCGGGACGCCGTGGGAGGCGGTGCGTCCGTACCGGAGGTGGCATGCTCCGGCAAGGCTCAGGGGGTGGCAGGGCGCCCGTCGCGGCGCGGCCTTCCCTCGCCGGCCTCGGTCGCTGGAGGGATCGCGATGGCCCTGCTGGAAGTCGAGGCGGGTTGTCGCAGTGCCGTGCAGCTCGAACGGGTCTGCGCGCCGGAGCTGTGGGACCACCTCGAGCGGCGGGTCCGTCGGCGTGGAGCTCCCTTCCCGGCTGCTCAGGCGCTCATGAGCGTGCACTGCCAGGAGCATCTGCCCGGCGTGGCCAACGCCGTCGCCGTGGTCCGGCGCGGCGACCGCGTGCAACCGGTGGCGATGCGCCTGGACGCTGAGGGCGACCGCTGGGTGGTAACCGTCCTGCAGTACTAGTGTCCCGAATCGTTGATTCGTCGATGTTCTCAGGCGACTCTTGGTCCTCCGACCAGGAGGTTCACGGCCACGAATTTGGTCCTCCGACGAGGAGGTTCACGGCCACGAATATGAAGCGAATCAGTAACTCGGGACACTAGGCGGTTCCGGGTCTTGGCCTCGGTCGAGGCTGGGCCAACCAGGCGGGACCCAGACCATCGGGCCCGCATCGCCCGTACGCTGGGCTCGTGTCGCGCCCCTCAGCTCGCGCCCCTCAGCTCGGCTCGCGTCG
It includes:
- a CDS encoding Rv3235 family protein, whose amino-acid sequence is MPVQGAPDQAASGSAGWSTRENGATRGGVHRDAVGGGASVPEVACSGKAQGVAGRPSRRGLPSPASVAGGIAMALLEVEAGCRSAVQLERVCAPELWDHLERRVRRRGAPFPAAQALMSVHCQEHLPGVANAVAVVRRGDRVQPVAMRLDAEGDRWVVTVLQY